One stretch of Salarias fasciatus chromosome 19, fSalaFa1.1, whole genome shotgun sequence DNA includes these proteins:
- the mideasb gene encoding ELM2 and SANT domain-containing protein 1 isoform X6, with protein sequence MPVMSVPAQQKPSAKRTGKRITFFTDQSVAMKETAQHPEGAYYVTSGTSSDPGQSEAASTVTSNPEGTHMYLNSVIFSPDKGDQSRGHYQQTVPMKWAHQESSQPQPSLSQQQRAASWNPMPNWGQNFANYIGGVNVSDSRTQNAFVKAMHESTGLQPHQQPTNRGGEKPGVEAYRDPAKPRSLEWEQQQPQGFPDTLKPGVLNTQSQSSSHPGGSSVLQPFQLAFGQPKQHLPAYYQSFQGNRTTLPNPPNYSTANPKPAHQVQQLQRQEQIQRQQHHIIQQQIQQQQQQQQHHHHHQQQMQQQQIIQHQQHVQQQLQQQQIQHEQQQQKIQQQQQQQQQLQIQQQMQHQQLQQQNPHVLDYYPGAQNAHPHPQPVVVHSQESSAPAPPTIQEPIIQDITPEPQQPSDPLHPPLQPDALSQSQPQSQLQSQASLRRSRRLSKEGGAPSDNPFLPAASEQLAAGPQGSQNGARDIQAAPTGVIQSTRRKRRVSQEVNLETLAQKASERESLPSHVVKEPHRPWSPTESEGMNAKRPRDDNLVPLVIPVSVPVRRQEPSSPSRDPASLASSWPPRPSNPLDLGRSDHKPSVIVTRRRSLRNSLSESSEQADATEGDKDEDGKKSKRRPRPEPLFIPPPKPGLFIAPPVYSSITSYQSHLRSPVRLADNPLTIPPYTPPPILSPVREGSGLYFATFLSSSAASGPGLPPPATPKSATRSLLRSNSCDITPPVLSAMSEATPVSIEPRINIGSRYQAEVPELRQRAAVESDRHSADLVWAPLDELDEKPDFQQKVEDLMHLACSSVLCGGGTNQELAHHCLFECKGDIMAALSLLMLRNPIFPKSNHLSSYHYSGSDSWTAAERRQFNKGIAAYKKDFFMVQKQVSTKTVAQCVEFYYTHKKHVKVGRNGALVYGEAEPLESRTTEEETDHKGSQRLEPQREDDSRKWEGSADRKTDVCPGGVTQTLQSSENPGSVLIMKSQEDLGREPPLPRVIHPPHPPPPSSKPRFDGNARRTTPSTGAKASAGQEGEFPCKKCGRIFYKVKSRSAHMKSHAEQEKKAAALRQKEAEEHAAAKAAAEAAAILAARQQNGTRQMGGDSTNDDSTDGDDDDDDDWQ encoded by the exons ATGCCCGTCATGAGCGTACCAGCCCAGCAGAAACCCAGCGCCAAAAGAACAGGGAAACGAATCACCTTTTTCACCGATCAAAGTGTAGCTATGAAGGAGACCGCTCAGCACCCGGAGGGCGCCTACTACGTCACAAGCGGCACTTCCTCCGACCCCGGGCAGAGTGAGGCCGCCAGTACTGTTACGTCTAATCCAGAGGGTACCCACATGTACCTCAACTCTGTCATCTTCAGCCCAGATAAGGGCGACCAAAGCAGAGGTCACTATCAGCAGACTGTCCCGATGAAGTGGGCTCACCAGGAGTCGAGCCAGCCGCAGCCGTCGCTGTCCCAGCAGCAGAGGGCCGCCTCGTGGAATCCCATGCCCAACTGGGGGCAGAACTTTGCAAATTACATTGGTGGCGTTAATGTCTCAGACTCAAGGACCCAGAATGCATTTGTGAAGGCCATGCATGAGTCTACTGGCTTGCAGCCGCATCAGCAGCCGACTAACAGAGGTGGAGAGAAGCCTGGAGTGGAAGCGTACAGGGATCCGGCGAAGCCCCGCAGCCTGGagtgggagcagcagcagccgcaagGCTTTCCGGACACCTTGAAACCCGGAGTGTTGAACACCCAGTCGCAGAGCTCCTCACACCCAGGAGGGAGTTCAGTCTTGCAGCCCTTTCAGTTGGCTTTTGGCCAGCCCAAGCAGCACCTGCCGGCTTACTATCAGTCTTTTCAGGGGAACAGGACGACGTTGCCAAACCCTCCGAACTACTCGACGGCGAACCCCAAGCCTGCGCATCAGgtacagcagctgcagaggcaAGAACAAATCCAGCGCCAGCAACACCACATCATTCAGCAACaaattcagcagcagcagcagcagcagcagcaccaccaccaccatcaacAACAAATGCAACAGCAACAGATCATTCAGCACCAacagcatgtgcagcagcagctacagcagcagcagatacagcacgagcagcagcaacaaaagatacagcagcagcaacaacagcagcagcagctccaaatTCAACAGCAAATGCAACATCAGCAGTTGCAACAACAAAACCCTCATGTGCTTGACTATTACCCCGGTGCACAAAATGCACATCCTCACCCGCAGCCCGTCGTGGTGCACTCCCAGGAGTCCTCTGCTCCGGCTCCCCCGACGATCCAGGAGCCCATCATCCAGGACATCACCCCAGAGCCCCAGCAGCCGTCTGACCCGCTCCACCCGCCCCTGCAGCCCGACGCCCTGTCCCAGTCGCAGCCTCAGTCGCAGCTTCAGTCCCAAGCGAGTCTTCGTAGATCTCGGCGGCTCTCCAAGGAAGGCGGGGCGCCTTCCGACAACCCCTTCCTTCCTGCCGCTTCGGAGCAGCTGGCCGCCGGTCCACAGGGCTCCCAAAACGGCGCCCGTGACATTCAGGCCGCCCCTACGGGCGTCATCCAGAGCACCCGCAGGAAACGCAGGGTGTCTCAGGAGGTCAACCTGGAGACTCTCGCCCAGAAGGCTTCGGAGAGGGAGTCGCTGCCGTCACATGTTGTTAAG GAGCCGCACCGGCCGTGGAGTCCCACCGAATCGGAGGGCATGAACGCCAAGCGGCCTCGAGACGACAACCTCGTCCCGCTCGTCATCCCCGTGTCGGTTCCGGTCCGGAGGCAGGAGCCGTCGTCCCCCAGCAGGGACCCCGCGTCTCTGGCGTCGTCCTGGCCCCCCAGGCCCTCGAACCCCCTGGACCTCGGTCGCTCGGACCACAAGCCGTCGGTCATCGTCACCCGCAGACGCTCGCTCAGGAACTCGCTGTCAGAGAGCTCGGAGCAG GCTGACGCCACAGAGGGCGACAAAGATGAAGACGGCAAAAAGTCCAAACGGCGTCCCCGGCCCGAACCCCTCTTCATCCCGCCGCCGAAGCCCGGTTTGTTCATCGCCCCGCCCGTCTACTCCAGCATCACGTCCTACCAAAGCCACCTGCGCTCCCCGGTGCGCCTGgcggacaacccgctcacgATACCCCCCTACACGCCCCCGCCCATCCTCAGCCCCGTCCGCGAGGGCTCGGGCCTTTACTTCGCCACTTTCCTGTCGTCGTCCGCGGCCAGCGGCCCGGGCCTGCCTCCCCCGGCGACGCCGAAGTCGGCCACACGCAGCTTGTTGCGCTCCA ACAGCTGCGATATCACGCCGCCAGTTCTGTCTGCTATGAGCGAGGCCACTCCAGTCAGCATTGAGCC ACGGATAAATATTGGGTCACGGTATCAGGCGGAGGTGCCAGAGCTGAGGCAGCGGGCGGCTGTTGAGTCGGATCGTCACAGCGCCGACCTGGTCTGGGCGCCGCTCGACGAGCTGGACGAAAAGCCCGACTTCCAGCAAAAAG TGGAGGACCTCATGCACCTGGCCTGCTCCAGTGTTTTGTGTGGAGGAGGCACCAACCAGGAGTTAGCCCATCACTGTCTGTTCGAGTGCAAAGGGGACATCATG GCCGCTCTGTCCCTGCTAATGCTGAGGAATCCCATTTTCCCCAAGTCGAACCATCTGTCCAGCTACCACTACTCAG gaTCAGACAGCTGGACGGCGGCTGAGCGACGCCAGTTCAACAAAGGCATCGCCGCCTACAAGAAGGACTTCTTCATGGTTCAGAAACAG GTGTCCACCAAGACGGTGGCGCAGTGCGTGGAGTTCTACTACACGCACAAGAAGCACGTGAAGGTCGGCCGCAACGGGGCGCTCGTCTACGGCGAGGCGGAGCCGCTGGAGAGCAGGACCaccgaggaggagacggaccaCAAG ggctcgcagcgcCTGGAGCCACAGCGGGAGGACGACAGCCGGAAGTGGGAAGGCTCAGCTGACAGGAAGACGGACGTCTGCCCCGGCGGCGTGACGCAAACACTGCAGTCCTCcgaaaat CCCGGCTCCGTCCTGATCATGAAGAGCCAGGAGGACCTGGGCAGGGAGCCTCCGTTGCCGCGGGTCATCCACCCTCCCCACCCGCCTCCGCCCAGCTCCAAGCCGCGCTTCGACGGCAACGCGCGCCGGACCACCCCCTCCACGGGCGCCAAAGCCTCCGCCGGGCAGGAGGGCGAGTTCCCCTGCAAGAAGTGCGGCAG
- the mideasb gene encoding ELM2 and SANT domain-containing protein 1 isoform X4 gives MPVMSVPAQQKPSAKRTGKRITFFTDQSVAMKETAQHPEGAYYVTSGTSSDPGQSEAASTVTSNPEGTHMYLNSVIFSPDKGDQSRGHYQQTVPMKWAHQESSQPQPSLSQQQRAASWNPMPNWGQNFANYIGGVNVSDSRTQNAFVKAMHESTGLQPHQQPTNRGGEKPGVEAYRDPAKPRSLEWEQQQPQGFPDTLKPGVLNTQSQSSSHPGGSSVLQPFQLAFGQPKQHLPAYYQSFQGNRTTLPNPPNYSTANPKPAHQVQQLQRQEQIQRQQHHIIQQQIQQQQQQQQHHHHHQQQMQQQQIIQHQQHVQQQLQQQQIQHEQQQQKIQQQQQQQQQLQIQQQMQHQQLQQQNPHVLDYYPGAQNAHPHPQPVVVHSQESSAPAPPTIQEPIIQDITPEPQQPSDPLHPPLQPDALSQSQPQSQLQSQASLRRSRRLSKEGGAPSDNPFLPAASEQLAAGPQGSQNGARDIQAAPTGVIQSTRRKRRVSQEVNLETLAQKASERESLPSHVVKQEPHRPWSPTESEGMNAKRPRDDNLVPLVIPVSVPVRRQEPSSPSRDPASLASSWPPRPSNPLDLGRSDHKPSVIVTRRRSLRNSLSESSEQADATEGDKDEDGKKSKRRPRPEPLFIPPPKPGLFIAPPVYSSITSYQSHLRSPVRLADNPLTIPPYTPPPILSPVREGSGLYFATFLSSSAASGPGLPPPATPKSATRSLLRSNSCDITPPVLSAMSEATPVSIEPRINIGSRYQAEVPELRQRAAVESDRHSADLVWAPLDELDEKPDFQQKVEDLMHLACSSVLCGGGTNQELAHHCLFECKGDIMAALSLLMLRNPIFPKSNHLSSYHYSGSDSWTAAERRQFNKGIAAYKKDFFMVQKQVSTKTVAQCVEFYYTHKKHVKVGRNGALVYGEAEPLESRTTEEETDHKQGSQRLEPQREDDSRKWEGSADRKTDVCPGGVTQTLQSSENPGSVLIMKSQEDLGREPPLPRVIHPPHPPPPSSKPRFDGNARRTTPSTGAKASAGQEGEFPCKKCGRIFYKVKSRSAHMKSHAEQEKKAAALRQKEAEEHAAAKAAAEAAAILAARQQNGTRQMGGDSTNDDSTDGDDDDDDDWQ, from the exons ATGCCCGTCATGAGCGTACCAGCCCAGCAGAAACCCAGCGCCAAAAGAACAGGGAAACGAATCACCTTTTTCACCGATCAAAGTGTAGCTATGAAGGAGACCGCTCAGCACCCGGAGGGCGCCTACTACGTCACAAGCGGCACTTCCTCCGACCCCGGGCAGAGTGAGGCCGCCAGTACTGTTACGTCTAATCCAGAGGGTACCCACATGTACCTCAACTCTGTCATCTTCAGCCCAGATAAGGGCGACCAAAGCAGAGGTCACTATCAGCAGACTGTCCCGATGAAGTGGGCTCACCAGGAGTCGAGCCAGCCGCAGCCGTCGCTGTCCCAGCAGCAGAGGGCCGCCTCGTGGAATCCCATGCCCAACTGGGGGCAGAACTTTGCAAATTACATTGGTGGCGTTAATGTCTCAGACTCAAGGACCCAGAATGCATTTGTGAAGGCCATGCATGAGTCTACTGGCTTGCAGCCGCATCAGCAGCCGACTAACAGAGGTGGAGAGAAGCCTGGAGTGGAAGCGTACAGGGATCCGGCGAAGCCCCGCAGCCTGGagtgggagcagcagcagccgcaagGCTTTCCGGACACCTTGAAACCCGGAGTGTTGAACACCCAGTCGCAGAGCTCCTCACACCCAGGAGGGAGTTCAGTCTTGCAGCCCTTTCAGTTGGCTTTTGGCCAGCCCAAGCAGCACCTGCCGGCTTACTATCAGTCTTTTCAGGGGAACAGGACGACGTTGCCAAACCCTCCGAACTACTCGACGGCGAACCCCAAGCCTGCGCATCAGgtacagcagctgcagaggcaAGAACAAATCCAGCGCCAGCAACACCACATCATTCAGCAACaaattcagcagcagcagcagcagcagcagcaccaccaccaccatcaacAACAAATGCAACAGCAACAGATCATTCAGCACCAacagcatgtgcagcagcagctacagcagcagcagatacagcacgagcagcagcaacaaaagatacagcagcagcaacaacagcagcagcagctccaaatTCAACAGCAAATGCAACATCAGCAGTTGCAACAACAAAACCCTCATGTGCTTGACTATTACCCCGGTGCACAAAATGCACATCCTCACCCGCAGCCCGTCGTGGTGCACTCCCAGGAGTCCTCTGCTCCGGCTCCCCCGACGATCCAGGAGCCCATCATCCAGGACATCACCCCAGAGCCCCAGCAGCCGTCTGACCCGCTCCACCCGCCCCTGCAGCCCGACGCCCTGTCCCAGTCGCAGCCTCAGTCGCAGCTTCAGTCCCAAGCGAGTCTTCGTAGATCTCGGCGGCTCTCCAAGGAAGGCGGGGCGCCTTCCGACAACCCCTTCCTTCCTGCCGCTTCGGAGCAGCTGGCCGCCGGTCCACAGGGCTCCCAAAACGGCGCCCGTGACATTCAGGCCGCCCCTACGGGCGTCATCCAGAGCACCCGCAGGAAACGCAGGGTGTCTCAGGAGGTCAACCTGGAGACTCTCGCCCAGAAGGCTTCGGAGAGGGAGTCGCTGCCGTCACATGTTGTTAAG CAGGAGCCGCACCGGCCGTGGAGTCCCACCGAATCGGAGGGCATGAACGCCAAGCGGCCTCGAGACGACAACCTCGTCCCGCTCGTCATCCCCGTGTCGGTTCCGGTCCGGAGGCAGGAGCCGTCGTCCCCCAGCAGGGACCCCGCGTCTCTGGCGTCGTCCTGGCCCCCCAGGCCCTCGAACCCCCTGGACCTCGGTCGCTCGGACCACAAGCCGTCGGTCATCGTCACCCGCAGACGCTCGCTCAGGAACTCGCTGTCAGAGAGCTCGGAGCAG GCTGACGCCACAGAGGGCGACAAAGATGAAGACGGCAAAAAGTCCAAACGGCGTCCCCGGCCCGAACCCCTCTTCATCCCGCCGCCGAAGCCCGGTTTGTTCATCGCCCCGCCCGTCTACTCCAGCATCACGTCCTACCAAAGCCACCTGCGCTCCCCGGTGCGCCTGgcggacaacccgctcacgATACCCCCCTACACGCCCCCGCCCATCCTCAGCCCCGTCCGCGAGGGCTCGGGCCTTTACTTCGCCACTTTCCTGTCGTCGTCCGCGGCCAGCGGCCCGGGCCTGCCTCCCCCGGCGACGCCGAAGTCGGCCACACGCAGCTTGTTGCGCTCCA ACAGCTGCGATATCACGCCGCCAGTTCTGTCTGCTATGAGCGAGGCCACTCCAGTCAGCATTGAGCC ACGGATAAATATTGGGTCACGGTATCAGGCGGAGGTGCCAGAGCTGAGGCAGCGGGCGGCTGTTGAGTCGGATCGTCACAGCGCCGACCTGGTCTGGGCGCCGCTCGACGAGCTGGACGAAAAGCCCGACTTCCAGCAAAAAG TGGAGGACCTCATGCACCTGGCCTGCTCCAGTGTTTTGTGTGGAGGAGGCACCAACCAGGAGTTAGCCCATCACTGTCTGTTCGAGTGCAAAGGGGACATCATG GCCGCTCTGTCCCTGCTAATGCTGAGGAATCCCATTTTCCCCAAGTCGAACCATCTGTCCAGCTACCACTACTCAG gaTCAGACAGCTGGACGGCGGCTGAGCGACGCCAGTTCAACAAAGGCATCGCCGCCTACAAGAAGGACTTCTTCATGGTTCAGAAACAG GTGTCCACCAAGACGGTGGCGCAGTGCGTGGAGTTCTACTACACGCACAAGAAGCACGTGAAGGTCGGCCGCAACGGGGCGCTCGTCTACGGCGAGGCGGAGCCGCTGGAGAGCAGGACCaccgaggaggagacggaccaCAAG cagggctcgcagcgcCTGGAGCCACAGCGGGAGGACGACAGCCGGAAGTGGGAAGGCTCAGCTGACAGGAAGACGGACGTCTGCCCCGGCGGCGTGACGCAAACACTGCAGTCCTCcgaaaat CCCGGCTCCGTCCTGATCATGAAGAGCCAGGAGGACCTGGGCAGGGAGCCTCCGTTGCCGCGGGTCATCCACCCTCCCCACCCGCCTCCGCCCAGCTCCAAGCCGCGCTTCGACGGCAACGCGCGCCGGACCACCCCCTCCACGGGCGCCAAAGCCTCCGCCGGGCAGGAGGGCGAGTTCCCCTGCAAGAAGTGCGGCAG
- the mideasb gene encoding ELM2 and SANT domain-containing protein 1 isoform X5, whose product MPVMSVPAQQKPSAKRTGKRITFFTDQSVAMKETAQHPEGAYYVTSGTSSDPGQSEAASTVTSNPEGTHMYLNSVIFSPDKGDQSRGHYQQTVPMKWAHQESSQPQPSLSQQQRAASWNPMPNWGQNFANYIGGVNVSDSRTQNAFVKAMHESTGLQPHQQPTNRGGEKPGVEAYRDPAKPRSLEWEQQQPQGFPDTLKPGVLNTQSQSSSHPGGSSVLQPFQLAFGQPKQHLPAYYQSFQGNRTTLPNPPNYSTANPKPAHQVQQLQRQEQIQRQQHHIIQQQIQQQQQQQQHHHHHQQQMQQQQIIQHQQHVQQQLQQQQIQHEQQQQKIQQQQQQQQQLQIQQQMQHQQLQQQNPHVLDYYPGAQNAHPHPQPVVVHSQESSAPAPPTIQEPIIQDITPEPQQPSDPLHPPLQPDALSQSQPQSQLQSQASLRRSRRLSKEGGAPSDNPFLPAASEQLAAGPQGSQNGARDIQAAPTGVIQSTRRKRRVSQEVNLETLAQKASERESLPSHVVKQEPHRPWSPTESEGMNAKRPRDDNLVPLVIPVSVPVRRQEPSSPSRDPASLASSWPPRPSNPLDLGRSDHKPSVIVTRRRSLRNSLSESSEQADATEGDKDEDGKKSKRRPRPEPLFIPPPKPGLFIAPPVYSSITSYQSHLRSPVRLADNPLTIPPYTPPPILSPVREGSGLYFATFLSSSAASGPGLPPPATPKSATRSLLRSNSCDITPPVLSAMSEATPVSIEPRINIGSRYQAEVPELRQRAAVESDRHSADLVWAPLDELDEKPDFQQKVEDLMHLACSSVLCGGGTNQELAHHCLFECKGDIMAALSLLMLRNPIFPKSNHLSSYHYSGSDSWTAAERRQFNKGIAAYKKDFFMVQKQVSTKTVAQCVEFYYTHKKHVKVGRNGALVYGEAEPLESRTTEEETDHKGSQRLEPQREDDSRKWEGSADRKTDVCPGGVTQTLQSSENPGSVLIMKSQEDLGREPPLPRVIHPPHPPPPSSKPRFDGNARRTTPSTGAKASAGQEGEFPCKKCGRIFYKVKSRSAHMKSHAEQEKKAAALRQKEAEEHAAAKAAAEAAAILAARQQNGTRQMGGDSTNDDSTDGDDDDDDDWQ is encoded by the exons ATGCCCGTCATGAGCGTACCAGCCCAGCAGAAACCCAGCGCCAAAAGAACAGGGAAACGAATCACCTTTTTCACCGATCAAAGTGTAGCTATGAAGGAGACCGCTCAGCACCCGGAGGGCGCCTACTACGTCACAAGCGGCACTTCCTCCGACCCCGGGCAGAGTGAGGCCGCCAGTACTGTTACGTCTAATCCAGAGGGTACCCACATGTACCTCAACTCTGTCATCTTCAGCCCAGATAAGGGCGACCAAAGCAGAGGTCACTATCAGCAGACTGTCCCGATGAAGTGGGCTCACCAGGAGTCGAGCCAGCCGCAGCCGTCGCTGTCCCAGCAGCAGAGGGCCGCCTCGTGGAATCCCATGCCCAACTGGGGGCAGAACTTTGCAAATTACATTGGTGGCGTTAATGTCTCAGACTCAAGGACCCAGAATGCATTTGTGAAGGCCATGCATGAGTCTACTGGCTTGCAGCCGCATCAGCAGCCGACTAACAGAGGTGGAGAGAAGCCTGGAGTGGAAGCGTACAGGGATCCGGCGAAGCCCCGCAGCCTGGagtgggagcagcagcagccgcaagGCTTTCCGGACACCTTGAAACCCGGAGTGTTGAACACCCAGTCGCAGAGCTCCTCACACCCAGGAGGGAGTTCAGTCTTGCAGCCCTTTCAGTTGGCTTTTGGCCAGCCCAAGCAGCACCTGCCGGCTTACTATCAGTCTTTTCAGGGGAACAGGACGACGTTGCCAAACCCTCCGAACTACTCGACGGCGAACCCCAAGCCTGCGCATCAGgtacagcagctgcagaggcaAGAACAAATCCAGCGCCAGCAACACCACATCATTCAGCAACaaattcagcagcagcagcagcagcagcagcaccaccaccaccatcaacAACAAATGCAACAGCAACAGATCATTCAGCACCAacagcatgtgcagcagcagctacagcagcagcagatacagcacgagcagcagcaacaaaagatacagcagcagcaacaacagcagcagcagctccaaatTCAACAGCAAATGCAACATCAGCAGTTGCAACAACAAAACCCTCATGTGCTTGACTATTACCCCGGTGCACAAAATGCACATCCTCACCCGCAGCCCGTCGTGGTGCACTCCCAGGAGTCCTCTGCTCCGGCTCCCCCGACGATCCAGGAGCCCATCATCCAGGACATCACCCCAGAGCCCCAGCAGCCGTCTGACCCGCTCCACCCGCCCCTGCAGCCCGACGCCCTGTCCCAGTCGCAGCCTCAGTCGCAGCTTCAGTCCCAAGCGAGTCTTCGTAGATCTCGGCGGCTCTCCAAGGAAGGCGGGGCGCCTTCCGACAACCCCTTCCTTCCTGCCGCTTCGGAGCAGCTGGCCGCCGGTCCACAGGGCTCCCAAAACGGCGCCCGTGACATTCAGGCCGCCCCTACGGGCGTCATCCAGAGCACCCGCAGGAAACGCAGGGTGTCTCAGGAGGTCAACCTGGAGACTCTCGCCCAGAAGGCTTCGGAGAGGGAGTCGCTGCCGTCACATGTTGTTAAG CAGGAGCCGCACCGGCCGTGGAGTCCCACCGAATCGGAGGGCATGAACGCCAAGCGGCCTCGAGACGACAACCTCGTCCCGCTCGTCATCCCCGTGTCGGTTCCGGTCCGGAGGCAGGAGCCGTCGTCCCCCAGCAGGGACCCCGCGTCTCTGGCGTCGTCCTGGCCCCCCAGGCCCTCGAACCCCCTGGACCTCGGTCGCTCGGACCACAAGCCGTCGGTCATCGTCACCCGCAGACGCTCGCTCAGGAACTCGCTGTCAGAGAGCTCGGAGCAG GCTGACGCCACAGAGGGCGACAAAGATGAAGACGGCAAAAAGTCCAAACGGCGTCCCCGGCCCGAACCCCTCTTCATCCCGCCGCCGAAGCCCGGTTTGTTCATCGCCCCGCCCGTCTACTCCAGCATCACGTCCTACCAAAGCCACCTGCGCTCCCCGGTGCGCCTGgcggacaacccgctcacgATACCCCCCTACACGCCCCCGCCCATCCTCAGCCCCGTCCGCGAGGGCTCGGGCCTTTACTTCGCCACTTTCCTGTCGTCGTCCGCGGCCAGCGGCCCGGGCCTGCCTCCCCCGGCGACGCCGAAGTCGGCCACACGCAGCTTGTTGCGCTCCA ACAGCTGCGATATCACGCCGCCAGTTCTGTCTGCTATGAGCGAGGCCACTCCAGTCAGCATTGAGCC ACGGATAAATATTGGGTCACGGTATCAGGCGGAGGTGCCAGAGCTGAGGCAGCGGGCGGCTGTTGAGTCGGATCGTCACAGCGCCGACCTGGTCTGGGCGCCGCTCGACGAGCTGGACGAAAAGCCCGACTTCCAGCAAAAAG TGGAGGACCTCATGCACCTGGCCTGCTCCAGTGTTTTGTGTGGAGGAGGCACCAACCAGGAGTTAGCCCATCACTGTCTGTTCGAGTGCAAAGGGGACATCATG GCCGCTCTGTCCCTGCTAATGCTGAGGAATCCCATTTTCCCCAAGTCGAACCATCTGTCCAGCTACCACTACTCAG gaTCAGACAGCTGGACGGCGGCTGAGCGACGCCAGTTCAACAAAGGCATCGCCGCCTACAAGAAGGACTTCTTCATGGTTCAGAAACAG GTGTCCACCAAGACGGTGGCGCAGTGCGTGGAGTTCTACTACACGCACAAGAAGCACGTGAAGGTCGGCCGCAACGGGGCGCTCGTCTACGGCGAGGCGGAGCCGCTGGAGAGCAGGACCaccgaggaggagacggaccaCAAG ggctcgcagcgcCTGGAGCCACAGCGGGAGGACGACAGCCGGAAGTGGGAAGGCTCAGCTGACAGGAAGACGGACGTCTGCCCCGGCGGCGTGACGCAAACACTGCAGTCCTCcgaaaat CCCGGCTCCGTCCTGATCATGAAGAGCCAGGAGGACCTGGGCAGGGAGCCTCCGTTGCCGCGGGTCATCCACCCTCCCCACCCGCCTCCGCCCAGCTCCAAGCCGCGCTTCGACGGCAACGCGCGCCGGACCACCCCCTCCACGGGCGCCAAAGCCTCCGCCGGGCAGGAGGGCGAGTTCCCCTGCAAGAAGTGCGGCAG